A genome region from Populus alba chromosome 3, ASM523922v2, whole genome shotgun sequence includes the following:
- the LOC118028438 gene encoding uncharacterized protein — protein MKLNAQKDPEKIIWDQMRSPSANPISGSQTRTLPKLMIWLILLVSVSYVVYTLKLVSTSRACNDEPFTTNRHLSANSHNNSLPLIQNHTSLAIHRRENREPRQETGLQHIVFGIAASAKLWEQRQNYIKIWYKPQEMRGIVWLDDKVKNQGREDNNLPPIKISSDTSRFSYTNKQGHRSAIRISRIVSETLRLGLKNVRWFVMGDDDTVFIAENLVRILRKYDHNQYYYIGSLSESHLQNIYFSYGMAYGGGGFAVSYPLAKALDKMQDRCIQRYPGLYGSDDRMQACMAELGVPLTKEVGFHQYDVYGNLFGLLAAHPVTPLVSLHHLDVVEPIFPNATRVQALRWLTVPMKLDSAGLMQQSICYDKPKRWTVSVSWGFAVQIFRGVFSPREIEMPSRTFLNWYRKADYTAYAFNTRPVSRNPCQKPFVFYLSKVKFDSSLNTTVSEYSRHYDPHPACKWKMADPDKIETIVVHKKPDPHLWDRSPRRNCCRVMNSKKKGSVVINVGVCRDDEISEV, from the exons aTGAAATTGAATGCCCAGAAAGATCCAGAGAAGATAATCTGGGATCAAATGAGAAGTCCGTCTGCCAACCCAATTTCTGGGTCACAAACCAGAACATTACCAAAACTCATGATATGGCTAATCCTCCTTGTTTCAGTCTCTTATGTTGTTTACACGCTCAAGCTTGTTTCAACTTCACGTGCTTGCAATGATGAACCCTTCACTACAAATCGTCATCTTTCTGCAAATTCCCACAACAATTCCTTACCTTTGATTCAAAATCACACATCTCTAGCCATTCACAGAAGAGAAAATCGTGAACCCCGTCAAGAAACTGGGTTACAACACATAGTTTTTGGTATTGCAGCGTCTGCAAAGTTATGGGAACAGCGACAAAATTACATCAAGATTTGGTATAAACCTCAAGAAATGAGAGGCATTGTTTGGTTAGACGACAAAGTGAAGAATCAAGGAAGAGAAGACAACAATTTGCCACCAATTAAAATCTCGAGTGATACATCAAGATTTTCTTACACAAACAAACAGGGTCATAGGTCTGCAATCAGGATCTCCCGGATCGTGTCCGAAACATTGCGTCTCGGGCTAAAAAATGTGCGGTGGTTTGTAATGGGAGATGATGACACTGTTTTTATAGCGGAGAATCTTGTGAGAATCTTGAGAAAGTATGATCATAATCAGTATTATTATATTGGAAGCTTATCAGAATCTCATTtgcaaaacatttatttttcttatggaATGGCTTATGGTGGAGGTGGTTTTGCTGTTAGTTATCCGTTAGCGAAAGCTCTTGATAAGATGCAGGATAGATGTATACAGAGATACCCAGGGCTTTATGGATCTGATGATAGAATGCAGGCTTGTATGGCTGAACTCGGTGTCCCCCTCACTAAAGAAGTTGGCTTTCACCAG TATGATGTGTATGGGAACCTGTTTGGACTCCTTGCAGCGCATCCTGTTACACCCTTGGTCTCGTTGCATCATCTTGATGTTGTTGAGCCCATTTTCCCAAATGCAACTCGAGTTCAAGCCCTTCGATGGTTAACAGTGCCAATGAAGCTCGACTCTGCAGGGTTAATGCAGCAATCCATTTGCTATGATAAACCCAAGAGGTGGACCGTTTCTGTTTCATGGGGCTTTGCAGTTCAAATTTTCCGAGGGGTCTTTTCACCCCGCGAGATAGAAATGCCTTCAAGAACATTCTTGAATTGGTACAGAAAAGCAGATTACACAGCATACGCATTCAACACTCGTCCAGTCAGCCGAAACCCTTGCCAAAAGCCCTTTGTGTTTTACTTGTCAAAGgtcaaatttgattcttcaCTTAACACAACAGTGAGCGAGTATTCCAGGCATTACGACCCACATCCTGCATGCAAGTGGAAGATGGCTGATCCTGACAAAATTGAGACAATTGTGGTTCACAAGAAGCCTGATCCTCATTTATGGGATAGA TCTCCAAGAAGAAACTGCTGCCGTGTAATGAACTcaaagaagaaaggaagtgtCGTGATCAATGTGGGTGTCTGCAGGGATGACGAGATCAGTGAGGTATAG